Proteins encoded by one window of Ochrobactrum sp. BTU1:
- a CDS encoding helix-turn-helix domain-containing protein: MPNCYSQITLRERRRLFELKQLKVPLGDIARLMGRHRSTIYREIKRNSFRDTEIPDYNGYHSVVADNISKDRRTRSRKLKRYPELRKFVIEQLEAH, encoded by the coding sequence ATGCCGAATTGCTATTCGCAAATCACTTTGCGTGAACGTCGTCGTCTTTTCGAACTTAAACAGCTTAAAGTCCCTCTCGGCGATATTGCGCGGCTGATGGGTCGTCATCGCTCGACAATCTATCGCGAGATCAAGCGCAACAGCTTTCGGGATACTGAGATACCAGACTATAATGGCTATCATAGTGTTGTTGCCGACAACATCAGCAAAGACCGCAGAACACGGTCGCGTAAGCTCAAACGTTACCCGGAACTGCGCAAGTTCGTCATAGAACAATTGGAAGCCCATTGA
- a CDS encoding RNA-directed DNA polymerase: MLSASFWETGQALGFPIQFDLVLGHLRQDMRDDWYSDCLQYEDIFSNKDDAKRIIISLLQDWNGVYRGTKSIVRNIPKKGYGERYGLETDFFDRFVYQAICTFLIPYYDKLISHRVLSYRYDPKPLKKKYLFKPKISRWFTFEGVTHTFVGSGKFLLVTDLSNFFENISRAELIKELEKAIVSLQATGPEKLQIRNAIGTLERLLGQWTYSGSHGLPQNRDASSFLSNILLSNVDRAMASKGYDYYRYVDDIRIIADSELECRRGLQALIRELRAIGMNINASKTEILSPDASVEKIAEYFPSQDSSTTAINHMWQSRSRRLVTKSVTYIFEILSSCIVNNDSQSRQFRFAVNRVAQIVESGLFDVSDPLSTALLATLSETLSSHAVSTDQYCRLISVLDKDGRCLPALESFLTSGEGAIHDWQNYNIWLLLASKRHRSDALVQLADRKLQEDMKSGEAAAILIWLRCVNETTLIERSVGAFSALLPYQNSRYLLIASSNLPDTTLKSLYGEVPTSLLGTAGRAAKHHNEEGLPFAVREQPDLLNLVDEVSEYD, translated from the coding sequence GTGCTTAGCGCGTCTTTTTGGGAGACAGGTCAGGCCTTAGGATTTCCGATACAGTTTGATCTTGTTCTAGGCCATCTTCGGCAGGACATGCGCGACGATTGGTACTCTGACTGCCTTCAATACGAGGATATTTTCAGCAACAAGGACGATGCGAAACGGATCATCATTTCGCTTCTTCAGGATTGGAACGGTGTCTACCGTGGCACGAAAAGCATTGTCCGAAACATTCCCAAAAAAGGCTACGGTGAGCGTTACGGTCTCGAAACAGATTTTTTCGACCGCTTCGTGTATCAGGCGATTTGCACATTTCTTATCCCCTATTACGATAAGCTGATCAGCCACAGGGTTTTAAGTTACCGTTACGATCCGAAGCCTCTAAAAAAGAAGTATCTTTTCAAGCCAAAAATAAGCCGCTGGTTCACCTTTGAAGGGGTAACTCATACCTTTGTGGGCTCAGGGAAATTTCTTCTCGTCACCGATCTCAGCAACTTTTTCGAAAATATATCGCGCGCGGAACTAATCAAAGAACTTGAGAAAGCGATTGTTAGTCTGCAAGCGACAGGCCCGGAAAAGCTTCAAATTAGAAATGCGATCGGAACACTGGAGCGACTGCTCGGGCAATGGACTTATAGCGGCTCTCACGGCCTTCCGCAGAACCGCGACGCCTCGTCCTTCCTTTCAAACATTCTTTTATCCAACGTTGACCGCGCAATGGCCAGCAAGGGCTATGACTATTACCGCTATGTCGACGATATCAGAATCATCGCAGATTCTGAATTGGAGTGCCGTCGGGGGCTTCAAGCGTTGATAAGGGAATTACGTGCGATCGGGATGAACATTAACGCGAGCAAGACGGAGATACTCTCGCCCGACGCCTCCGTTGAGAAGATAGCTGAGTATTTTCCTTCGCAAGACAGTTCAACGACTGCGATCAACCACATGTGGCAATCCCGTAGCCGCAGGCTCGTTACGAAATCAGTGACTTATATTTTTGAGATTTTGTCGTCCTGTATCGTCAACAACGATTCCCAATCTCGCCAGTTCCGGTTCGCTGTTAACCGAGTGGCTCAGATTGTGGAATCCGGCTTGTTCGATGTAAGTGACCCACTATCAACCGCGCTGCTCGCGACTCTGTCGGAGACGCTTTCATCACATGCAGTTTCAACAGATCAGTATTGCCGTCTCATATCTGTTCTTGACAAGGATGGACGCTGCCTTCCTGCGTTGGAGTCTTTTCTGACATCGGGCGAAGGTGCTATTCATGACTGGCAGAACTACAACATCTGGCTGCTTCTAGCATCTAAGCGGCATCGATCCGATGCCCTAGTTCAACTGGCCGATCGAAAGCTTCAAGAAGACATGAAGTCTGGCGAGGCCGCTGCTATTCTCATTTGGCTTCGGTGCGTGAACGAGACCACTTTGATCGAGCGATCCGTAGGGGCGTTCTCCGCATTACTTCCATATCAGAACTCACGGTATCTGCTTATTGCATCGTCGAATTTACCAGATACAACTCTAAAATCGCTATATGGCGAAGTACCCACGTCACTTTTGGGCACCGCGGGACGGGCAGCGAAGCATCATAATGAAGAAGGTCTGCCGTTCGCCGTTCGGGAGCAGCCTGATCTTTTAAACCTCGTGGACGAGGTCAGCGAATATGATTGA
- a CDS encoding DNA polymerase I, whose amino-acid sequence MIDTDWAILLFIKDFTGRGADQFYWLKENLVATTPKEIVSYVGTTVCHDFWIIRDVIYDAAGDLPRSIVDLDEFRITISGNPEDRVAREKMDISVELAKFGASTEMCSAYRKMFNKGVEFDTIVAEPAAKSMAKMFVSLCEQAKANGEWERFSSVEVPIYRVLQKSMAAGITIDPTDLSRKRREADFDYFLSLKKYSAKHDMPLETPSISDIEDRLLGTGFDLAGVSPEYVLEFLPHEGNFGEDTLNLREFDDTKKVLSSLAVFNGRTRPIIDVFGSRTSRIQLRSPALQNISKKYRSIIIAPKGATLSYVDYDQYEVGIMAALSEDPQLKLLYSTGDMYALFATDHLKLPENRKAAKQLFLSYAYGMSRRALVDAAVSLGAERANAKAAFSLFPVFENWKKSVWTRFLKSSSITTVLGNHYERTKTGQLTAKEQRSAVSQVVQGTASLIFKKALLEVSHLSDVKITLPMHDALLFEHHSPDTPAKVVEIFENVMTRELSGIVVGKASVGQFAPD is encoded by the coding sequence ATGATTGATACCGACTGGGCCATACTACTATTCATCAAAGATTTTACCGGAAGAGGTGCGGACCAGTTCTATTGGTTAAAAGAGAACTTGGTTGCGACGACACCGAAGGAAATTGTCAGCTACGTCGGAACGACGGTCTGTCATGACTTCTGGATCATTCGTGACGTCATCTACGACGCGGCTGGCGACCTGCCTCGTTCAATTGTCGATCTTGACGAATTCCGGATTACAATAAGTGGAAACCCTGAGGACCGGGTGGCCCGCGAAAAGATGGATATCAGCGTCGAGCTTGCAAAATTTGGCGCGAGTACCGAGATGTGTTCGGCGTACCGGAAGATGTTTAACAAGGGGGTTGAATTCGACACGATTGTTGCTGAGCCGGCAGCCAAGTCTATGGCTAAAATGTTCGTGTCGCTTTGCGAACAGGCAAAAGCAAATGGCGAATGGGAGCGATTTAGTAGCGTAGAAGTTCCCATATACCGGGTACTTCAGAAATCAATGGCGGCTGGCATAACGATCGATCCAACTGATTTGTCAAGAAAGCGGCGAGAAGCGGATTTTGACTACTTCCTTTCATTGAAAAAATACTCCGCGAAGCACGACATGCCGCTCGAAACGCCTTCAATCTCAGACATTGAAGATCGGCTTCTTGGAACCGGATTTGATCTAGCAGGCGTTTCACCTGAATATGTCTTGGAATTCCTGCCACATGAAGGAAACTTCGGTGAAGACACGCTGAACCTCCGAGAGTTTGACGACACCAAAAAAGTTCTTTCTTCGCTTGCGGTGTTCAACGGGCGTACACGGCCCATCATAGACGTTTTCGGATCACGCACGTCTCGCATTCAACTACGCAGTCCAGCCCTACAAAACATTTCTAAGAAATATAGATCGATTATCATTGCACCTAAGGGGGCTACGTTGTCGTACGTGGACTACGACCAATATGAAGTCGGAATAATGGCGGCTTTATCGGAGGACCCTCAGCTTAAATTACTATACAGCACAGGTGACATGTACGCCCTGTTCGCTACCGATCATCTGAAGCTCCCGGAAAATAGGAAAGCTGCGAAACAGCTGTTTCTTTCATATGCCTATGGGATGAGCCGTAGAGCACTCGTCGACGCCGCTGTCTCTCTCGGCGCGGAACGGGCGAACGCCAAAGCTGCTTTCAGTCTCTTTCCAGTATTTGAGAATTGGAAGAAATCCGTGTGGACGAGGTTCCTGAAGAGCAGCAGCATCACGACAGTTTTAGGAAATCATTACGAGCGAACCAAAACTGGTCAGTTAACCGCTAAGGAACAGCGCTCAGCCGTGAGCCAAGTAGTGCAGGGAACGGCTTCACTCATCTTTAAGAAGGCGCTTTTAGAGGTCAGTCATCTGTCTGACGTCAAAATAACATTGCCCATGCACGACGCGCTTCTATTTGAACACCATTCACCTGATACGCCTGCCAAAGTCGTCGAAATCTTTGAGAATGTTATGACGAGAGAACTTAGCGGTATTGTTGTCGGTAAAGCGTCTGTTGGGCAATTTGCTCCTGATTGA
- a CDS encoding TIR domain-containing protein codes for MAYRNKTYICFDGDTDMKYYRLMTAWAENENFNFTFYNAHDLNSARDSSQEESIKRQLRERFANSKLLVVLIGEKTKLLTKFVKWEIEVAVRLDLPIVGVNLNSSRVIDDRCPPAMKPELAVYVPFGAKIIEYAMKNWPADHLSYRKQKKTGAFQYTETTYKSLGL; via the coding sequence ATGGCTTATAGAAATAAGACCTATATCTGTTTCGATGGCGATACAGACATGAAATACTATCGGCTTATGACCGCATGGGCAGAAAATGAGAATTTCAATTTTACTTTTTACAACGCTCACGACCTAAATTCTGCTCGTGACAGCAGTCAGGAGGAAAGCATCAAGCGGCAACTGCGTGAACGCTTCGCTAATTCCAAACTCTTGGTTGTCCTCATTGGGGAAAAGACCAAACTGCTCACCAAGTTCGTGAAATGGGAAATTGAGGTTGCAGTTAGGCTCGACCTGCCCATCGTTGGCGTCAATCTCAATAGCAGCCGAGTTATCGATGACCGCTGTCCCCCAGCGATGAAGCCAGAACTGGCCGTTTATGTGCCGTTCGGAGCGAAGATCATCGAGTATGCAATGAAAAATTGGCCAGCCGATCATCTCTCGTACCGCAAACAAAAAAAGACTGGCGCATTTCAGTACACAGAGACAACTTACAAGAGCTTGGGTCTATAG